In one Rhopalosiphum padi isolate XX-2018 chromosome 3, ASM2088224v1, whole genome shotgun sequence genomic region, the following are encoded:
- the LOC132925367 gene encoding general transcription factor II-I repeat domain-containing protein 2A-like: MERKKRKVEAENRQFLAEWTDCFTLPNRVGALPVCLICQQTVAIIKSSNLKRHYETKHKSFSEKYQVGSNLRKSKIESLYLSYSTSTQIINKAMSEQEKCTEASMRISWILAKHMKPFTDADVIKECMIEAGNALFDSKNDIMETIRNIPLSTSSNTRNTELLAKENHSNLIQSLSATGYYALAMDESCDKTDTAQLCIFVRYFDNTSEQFVEEILTILPLLGTTCGEDIYKTVIEYFEKYKLDMKKLILLTTDGAPSMIGNKKGFVQRLINNPKCNNKIISYHCIIHQSVLCCKLNLNLEATMTQVIKIVNFIRAKSSLKHRQFKSFLDEVKSQYGDLQLYNNVRWLSKGLVLQRFFAILDEIKLFLSSSDQLCAKDYLDFLEIKEHVTSIAF; this comes from the coding sequence atggaaagaaaaaaaagaaaagtagaAGCTGAAAATCGACAGTTTCTCGCAGAATGGACTGATTGCTTTACATTACCTAACCGTGTTGGAGCTTTACCTGTTTGTTTGATTTGTCAACAAACAGTAGCCATCATCAAAAGTTCAAATCTGAAAAGACATTATGAGACTAAACACAAATCGTTTAGTGAAAAGTACCAGGTAGGAAGTAATCTTCGTAAATCCAAAATTGAgagtttatatttatcttattcaACATCGACTCAAATTATTAACAAGGCAATGAGTGAACAAGAAAAATGTACAGAGGCTTCTATGCGTATTTCATGGATACTTGCTAAACACATGAAACCGTTTACCGATGCTGATGTAATCAAAGAATGTATGATTGAAGCTGGAAATGCGTTATTTGAtagtaaaaatgatattatggaGACTATTCGTAATATTCCGTTATCTACGTCTTCAAATACTCGAAATACAGAACTATTAGCAAAGGAGaatcattctaatttaataCAATCTTTATCGGCCACGGGTTATTATGCTTTAGCTATGGATGAATCGTGTGATAAGACTGATACAGCTCAGTTGTGTATTTTTGTACGATATTTCGACAATACCAGTGAACAGTTTGTTGaagaaatattaactattttaccaCTTTTAGGGACCACTTGTGGTGAAGACATATATAAAACTGTTATAGAATAtttcgaaaaatataaattagatatgaaaaaacttattttattaacaacagACGGCGCGCCATCGATGATTGGAAATAAAAAAGGTTTTGTTCAGAGACTAATTAATAATCCGAAATGCAATAACAAGATAATATCTTATCACTGCATTATCCATCAAAGTGTGTTGTGTtgcaagttaaatttaaatctcgAAGCTACAATGACACAAGTGATCAAAATAGTAAACTTTATTCGAGCCAAATCATCATTGAAGCACCGTCAATTTAAATCGTTTCTTGATGAAGTTAAATCACAATATGGTGATTTACAGCTATACAATAATGTAAGGTGGTTGAGCAAAGGTTTGGTACTTCAACGATTTTTCGCAATATTGGACGAGATCAAGTTATTCCTTTCTAGCAGTGATCAATTATGTGCAAAAGACTATTTAGATTTCCTTGAAATAAAAGAACATGTCACATCTATCGCTTTTTGA
- the LOC132925368 gene encoding uncharacterized protein LOC132925368 yields the protein MLSTKHNIDMIDTGKKNKKKESIVKPKIIVDYNSGKAGIDLSDQLSSFSTAVRKSIRWYHKVATEILFGTAMVNALIVYNTINSDKKMKITQFRETLVDTILGLDNQGSQEVQQARVNSKHIFQETTKKCGRNRKIRKRCFHCYQSRTVIVRSKKASKKVKKISTFCAPCKSYTCISCFNLHHTG from the coding sequence ATGTTGTcgacaaaacataatattgatatgatTGACACAggaaaaaagaacaaaaaaaaagaatcgaTAGTTAAGCCTAAGATAATTGTCGACTACAACTCCGGAAAAGCGGGAATTGATCTATCAGATCAACTGTCTAGCTTTAGTACAGCTGTTCGTAAGTCTATACGTTGGTACCATAAGGTGGCGACAGAAATACTGTTTGGAACTGCTATGGTAAATGCTTTAATagtttacaatacaattaattctgataaaaaaatgaaGATAACACAATTTCGAGAAACATTAGTTGATACAATACTCGGATTAGACAATCAAGGATCACAAGAAGTTCAACAAGCAAGAGTTAACAGCAAACACATATTTCaagaaacaacaaaaaaatgtgGTAGAAACAGAAAAATCAGAAAGAGATGTTTCCACTGCTATCAAAGTAGAACAGTAATAGTTAGATCGAAAAAGGCATCGAAGAAAGTAAAAAAGATCTCTACATTCTGCGCACCATGTAAATCTTATACATGTATAAGTTGTTTCAATCTGCATCACACAGGCTAa
- the LOC132925370 gene encoding piggyBac transposable element-derived protein 4-like: MPNLGSYWSTKHRYKNNVAQKTMSRNRFELLLRFWHFSDNKKAPEGDRIYKIHNIIDKIVNRFQNVMEPGEVLAVDETMVPFRGRLLFRQYIPGKAHKYDVKLFKLCGTNGYTYNVQVYGGKSQVDGKRLGCRVVLDLSRRYLNMGRTMVTDNFYTSITLANELLTNDTHLVGTLRSNRVKLPEITKKK; this comes from the coding sequence ATGCCAAATTTAGGTAGTTACTGGAGCACCAAACATAGATATAAAAACAATGTGGCACAAAAAACAATGTCTAGAAATCGCTTCGAATTACTTCTAAGATTTTGGCACTTTTCAGACAATAAAAAAGCCCCTGAAGGTGatcgtatttataaaatacataatataattgataaaattgtaaACCGTTTTCAAAATGTAATGGAACCAGGCGAGGTATTGGCCGTTGATGAGACTATGGTACCTTTTCGTGGCAGATTATTATTTAGACAATATATACCAGGGAAAGCTCATAAGTACgatgtaaaattgtttaaactttGCGGAACAAATGGTTATACTTATAACGTTCAAGTTTATGGAGGAAAGAGTCAAGTGGATGGAAAGAGATTGGGTTGTAGAGTTGTTCTAGATCTAAGTAGAAGGTATTTAAACATGGGACGTACAATGGTCACGGATAATTTTTACACTTCAATTACACTTGCAAACGAACTTTTAACTAATGATACACACCTAGTTGGAACTCTGCGATCAAATAGAGTAAAATTACctgaaataacaaaaaaaaagtga
- the LOC132925371 gene encoding uncharacterized protein LOC132925371 yields MWNTLQNICIQITGKIINLSNFHVDFEKAAHNAVLQIFPNCKIACCNFHLGQNWFRHIQQHKILSSEYLNNDSEIGKWMKYFFGLSYLPPEEVSDGFCDLMSLAPSTTSIFSDYILENYITSDSNFPPKLWACEPINNPKTTNGAESCHKHYNSQFYTAHPHIHQVIDVIIDIQSETDLKINSINNNIINYKKKETINKEIQLENIWNEYKNKIIDRLTYIKKIGLVCHHTKLV; encoded by the coding sequence ATGTGGaatacattacaaaatatatgtattcaaattactggtaaaataataaatttaagcaaTTTTCATGTAGACTTTGAAAAAGCTGCGCATAATGCAGTATTGCAAATTTTTCCTAACTGCAAAATTGCATGTTGTAACTTTCATTTAGGACAAAATTGGTTTAGACATATTCaacaacacaaaatattatcgaGCGAGTACTTAAACAATGACTCTGAAATTGGCAAAtggatgaaatatttttttggattaaGTTATTTACCTCCTGAAGAAGTTTCTGATGGATTTTGTGATCTTATGTCGTTAGCGCCAAGTACTACTTCTATATTTTccgattatattttagaaaattacataACATCGGACAGTAATTTTCCCCCTAAATTATGGGCTTGTGAACCTATTAATAATCCTAAGACTACTAATGGTGCAGAAAGTTGTCACAAACATTATAACAGTCAGTTTTACACTGCTCATCCACACATACATCAAGTAATTGACGTAATTATTGATATTCAGAGTGaaactgatttaaaaattaattcgataaacaataatatcataaactacAAGAAAAAAGAGACAATCAATAAGGAGATACAATTGGAAAATATTtggaatgaatataaaaataaaataattgatcgcTTAACTTATATAAAGAAAATCGGACTTGTATGCCACCAtacaaaattagtataa
- the LOC132925372 gene encoding 52 kDa repressor of the inhibitor of the protein kinase-like yields the protein MNKKGHKRSFQIELLNKQNWLAYSRNREGAFCKVCVLFGPKFGGIGGQRLGVLKEIPMIKYKDALHDFKIHMEREYHKTAIVRSLEFIKCFKGKQKPIEIQLDDQLNETVKQNKKKLIPIIKTIIFCGRHNISIRGHRDDVNLSNLISNDQAKNNFNIGIFKELLMFRIDAGDVDLRNHLEPAPKNATFVSKTIQNNLIDICGSIITDKLIKEVNECKFFSILCDETSDLSHIEQMSLSIRYVDLKSCLIKENFICFVPVYECTGENLANTIVQKLKEIDLSLEFLRGQGYDGEANMSGKYRGVQARILNLQPKSKKYLTLCVILPKELIYLKKKINAILPSSKSVLLVKLCETRWVESHEAIIRFSDMLIPIVQFLEDMTVNTDGNILSKCNGLLHSILTFEFILALEVAVEILSLTLPISRKLQDPGLDLTKCIEIIQTVLDVLKNKRQNATFNNIFNRAVSKAENLNIEVKTPRICKQQINRSNNITSSPEEYFKITVYFTVLDNFITSIQSMFFDNQNPILFKIQQLIPYYLHNKSEEHIIEGATFYEADLPGSIDELKGEIALWQLHWTQQPVKKEKINAAIDAFKETEDGYFPNIRQLLLILAILPVTTSISERSFSTLKRIKTYLRTTMGENRLNGLALLNIHKQIDVKPEEVLDMFSKSNPRKLQLSLSL from the exons ATGAATAAAAAAGGTCATAAAAGAAGCTTTCAAATTGAATTGCTAAATAAGCAAAACTGGTTAGCTTATAGTCGTAATAGAGAAGGAGCGTTTTGTAAAGTATGTGTACTTTTTGGACCAAAGTTTGGTGGGATTGGAGGACAAAGGCTTGGGGTCTTAAAAGAAATTCCTATGATAAAATACAAAGATGCTTTACACGATTTTAAGATACATATGGAAAGAGAATATCATAAAACAGCAATTGTGCGAtctttagaatttataaaatgttttaaaggcAAACAAAAACCAATAGAAATTCAACTTGATGACCAACTAAATGAAActgtcaaacaaaataaaaagaagTTGATtcctataattaaaacaattattttctgtGGTcgtcataatatatctataaggGGGCATAGAGACGATGTTAATTTATCAAATCTGATTTCAAATGACcaagcaaaaaataattttaatattggaatATTCAAAGAATTGTTGATGTTCAGAATAGACGCGGGCGATGTAGATCTTCGCAATCACTTAGAACCGGCTCCAAAAAATGCAACATTTGTTAGtaaaactattcaaaataatttgatcGATATATGTGGCTCGATTATCACagacaaattaataaaagagGTGAatgaatgtaaatttttttcaattttatgtgATGAAACTTCAGATTTATCACACATTGAGCAAATGAGTTTATCGATTAGATATGTTGATTTAAAATCATGCTtgataaaagaaaattttatttgCTTTGTTCCGGTTTATGAATGTACTGGTGAAAATTTAGCAAATACAATCgtccaaaaattaaaagaaattgatTTAAGTTTGGAATTTTTACGAGGGCAGGGATATGATGGTGAAGCAAATATGTCTGGTAAATACCGCGGAGTTCAAGCTAGAATCTTAAATTTGCAACCAAAG tCAAAGAAGTATCTAACTTTGTGCGTGATTCTCCCAAAAgagttgatttatttaaaaaaaaaaataaatgcaattttgcCTTCATCAAAATCAGTTTTGCTAGTAAAGTTGTGTGAAACTAGATGGGTAGAATCTCACGAGGCGATTATTCGGTTTTCCGATATGCTTATACCTATTGTACAATTTTTGGAAGACATGACAGTTAATACGGATGGAAATATACTTTCTAAATGTAACGGACTTCTTCATTCAATATTgacttttgaatttattttggcCTTAGAAGTAGCAGTAGAAATATTGTCTTTGACTTTGCCAATATCACGTAAATTACAAGACCCTGGTTTGGATTTgacaaaatgtattgaaatcatACAGACTGTATTAGATGTTCTTAAAAACAAAAGACAAAATGCAAcatttaacaacatttttaatcgaGCCGTATCAAAAGCCgaaaatttaaacattgaaGTTAAAACACCACGAATATGCAAACAACAAATAAATCGATCAAACAACATTACTTCAAGTCctgaagaatattttaaaattacggtATACTTCACAGTTTTGGACAATTTCATAACATCTATTCAATCCATGTTTTTTGACAAccaaaatccaatattatttaaaatccaacAACTGATAccttattatttacacaataaatCTGAAGAACATATTATAGAAGGTGCCACTTTTTATGAAGCAGATTTGCCTGGATCCATAGACGAATTAAAag gTGAAATTGCATTGTGGCAGCTGCATTGGACTCAACAACCagtaaaaaaggaaaaaataaatgcaGCAATAGACGCATTCAAAGAAACTGAAGATGGGTATTTTCCAAACATTCGTCAACTTTTACTAATTTTAGCAATATTACCAGTAACAACATCGATAAGTGAGAGGTCTTTCTCAACGCTAAAACGCATAAAAACATACTTGAGAACAACAATGGGGGAAAACCGTTTAAACGGGTTAGCTTTgcttaatatacataaacaaattgATGTAAAACCTGAAGAAGTGTTAGATATGTTTTCAAAATCTAATCCTAGGAAATTACAATTATCTTtatcgttataa